From the genome of Brachyhypopomus gauderio isolate BG-103 chromosome 20, BGAUD_0.2, whole genome shotgun sequence, one region includes:
- the LOC143484390 gene encoding uncharacterized protein LOC143484390, producing MIPKINLDHLIPFLEQETCIPHRLQASSDSKDVKSSAPPVPGIAIVTSPVSDTKSTVSANTEGNTTAHPVPAVKVVTHEGDTESGIDDIWSGRSGFVLMAKIGPYKIFETDIARLAPGLEPESEVINAYMFAMVRQQNQQSYQRKGKERILPNPKKV from the exons ATGATACCAAAAATCAACCTGGATCACTTGATCCCATTTTTGGAGCAGGAAACCTGCATTCCTCACAGGCTCCAAGCATCCAGTGATTCAAAAG ATGTAAAGAGCAGTGCACCTCCAGTTCCTGGAATTGCAATAGTAACTTCACCTGTCTCAGACACAAAGAGCACAGTGTCTGCCAACACAGAAGGAAACACCACTGCACATCCTGTCCCTGCAGTTAAAGTTGTCACACACGAGGGTGATACTGAGAGTG GGATAGATGATATTTGGTCTGGCAGAAGTGGTTTCGTGTTGATGGCCAAAATTGGGCCATACAAGATATTTGAAACGGATATAGCACGTCTTGCACCTGGATTGGAACCGGAGAGTGAG GTTATAAATGCATACATGTTTGCAATGGTCAGGCAACAAAATCAACAGTCCTACCAAAGGAAAGGAAAGGAAAGGATCCTACCAAATCCTAAGAAAG TGTAA